From the genome of Sphingobacterium kitahiroshimense, one region includes:
- a CDS encoding IS3 family transposase (programmed frameshift), producing MKRSKFTEAQIAFAIKQSETGTRVEEVCRKMGISEATFYNWKKKYGGLGISELRKLRQLEEENTQLKKLVADLSLDKQMLQDVLKKKVLRPSQRRKIVKGLVADYRVSLRKACEVSLLSTSVWYYKAHRREDLPLRLRIRNIAETRVRYGLWRVYILLRREGWSDNHKRVYRIYKEEGLNLRSKRPRRCRAASHRSERPSFSNLHDCWSMDFVADALFDGKKIRCLTIVDNYSRKCMAIHVEQSIKGYQVVEVLEELRLFKGAKPKKIQVDNGSEFISKEMDRWAYEQKVELVFSRPGKPTDNAYIESFNGSFRDECLNTNWFLSLGDAKQKIEDWKDEYNTFRPHSCLGDLTPEMFIENQVKIDLLPKNWSI from the exons ATGAAAAGATCGAAATTTACCGAAGCTCAGATCGCCTTTGCGATCAAGCAGTCTGAGACGGGTACCCGGGTGGAGGAAGTCTGCCGTAAAATGGGTATCAGCGAGGCTACATTCTACAATTGGAAGAAAAAATATGGAGGTCTGGGTATCTCCGAACTTCGAAAGTTGCGCCAACTAGAAGAAGAAAATACTCAGCTGAAGAAACTTGTTGCCGATCTGAGTTTGGATAAGCAGATGTTGCAGGATGTGTTAA AAAAAAAAGTATTGAGACCCTCTCAGCGCAGAAAAATAGTGAAGGGATTAGTTGCAGACTATCGGGTTTCATTACGGAAAGCATGCGAGGTATCACTACTAAGCACTTCTGTTTGGTACTATAAAGCTCACCGCCGCGAAGATCTTCCATTACGCTTAAGGATACGTAATATAGCCGAAACACGGGTACGTTATGGACTCTGGCGTGTCTATATTCTTTTACGTCGTGAAGGCTGGTCTGACAACCATAAACGTGTCTATCGGATCTATAAAGAAGAAGGTCTGAACTTAAGGAGTAAACGTCCAAGGCGCTGCAGAGCAGCCTCTCATCGTTCTGAAAGACCTTCATTTTCCAATTTACATGACTGCTGGAGCATGGACTTCGTGGCAGACGCACTATTCGATGGGAAGAAAATCCGCTGCTTAACTATAGTGGATAATTATAGTCGCAAATGCATGGCAATCCATGTTGAACAGAGTATAAAAGGTTATCAGGTTGTAGAAGTACTGGAAGAACTGAGGTTGTTTAAAGGAGCTAAGCCAAAGAAAATTCAAGTGGATAATGGGTCTGAGTTTATATCAAAAGAAATGGACAGGTGGGCCTACGAACAAAAAGTTGAACTCGTCTTTTCAAGACCTGGAAAACCAACAGATAATGCGTATATTGAGTCGTTCAACGGGAGCTTCCGTGACGAATGCTTAAACACCAATTGGTTCCTTTCGTTGGGGGATGCTAAGCAGAAAATTGAAGACTGGAAAGACGAATATAACACCTTCAGA